A region from the Diadema setosum chromosome 13, eeDiaSeto1, whole genome shotgun sequence genome encodes:
- the LOC140236746 gene encoding uncharacterized protein: MKLIGNSSYGKTITNKEKHRNVNVCDENRAQKQVNSTLFRDLNPIGKDCYEVDMAKQKIKMDLPVQIGHAVYQMAKLRMLQFYYDFLVKYVDPSDFQMCEMDTDSAYIAISSKDFEDVIKPSMREQYEEDKGNWFPRNDCVENAMYDKRTPGLFKVEWEGDGIVALCSKTYYCFGPTDKFSCKGVSKRQNDINKNTYLEVLHSRVSGGGTNLGFRVVNNGVSTYSQTRNAFTYFYPKRKILDDNTSTTYLDI, from the coding sequence ATGAAGCTGATCGGAAACTCTTCGTACGGAAAGACAAttacaaacaaggaaaaacatcGCAATGTGAATGTGTGCGATGAAAATAGGGCACAAAAACAAGTCAATAGCACTCTGTTTCGGGATCTCAATCCTATCGGAAAAGACTGCTATGAAGTGGACATGgccaaacaaaaaatcaaaatggatCTTCCTGTTCAGATTGGACACGCCGTGTACCAAATGGCAAAACTTCGAATGTTGCAATTCTATTATGATTTCCTCGTGAAGTATGTTGATCCTTCAGATTTTCAGATGTGTGAAATGGATACGGATTCTGCGTATATCGCCATCTCTTCCAAAGATTTTGAGGATGTGATAAAACCGAGCATGAGAGAGCAATACGAAGAAGACAAAGGCAACTGGTTTCCTCGAAATGACTGTGTGGAAAATGCTATGTATGATAAACGAACTCCGGGTTTATTCAAAGTGGAATGGGAGGGTGACGGAATAGTTGCTCTTTGTAGCAAGACGTACTATTGTTTTGGCCCAACAGACAAATTCAGTTGCAAAGGCGTCAGTAAGAGACAAAATGACATCAACAAAAACACTTACCTAGAGGTTCTCCATTCAAGAGTGTCGGGCGGTGGAACCAATTTAGGATTTCGTGTTGTAAACAATGGCGTCTCTACATACTCGCAAACAAGAAATGCCTTCACTTATTTCTATCCAAAGCGTAAAATCTTGGATGACAACACCTCCACGACGTATTTAGATATCTGA